A region of Streptomyces sp. NBC_01750 DNA encodes the following proteins:
- the nirD gene encoding nitrite reductase small subunit NirD has protein sequence MTIAPEKTETQVQLRLGREWLALCTLSLLTPGRGVAALLPDGRQAAVFLDREGTPYAIDNRDPFAGAQVLSRGLVGSSSDGPFVASPLLKQRFDLATGRCLDDDSVSVTAYEVRLH, from the coding sequence ATGACGATCGCACCCGAAAAGACGGAAACGCAGGTCCAGCTCCGCCTGGGCCGGGAGTGGCTCGCGCTCTGCACGCTGTCCCTGCTCACTCCGGGCCGCGGAGTCGCGGCCCTGCTGCCGGACGGCCGCCAGGCCGCGGTCTTCCTGGACCGCGAGGGCACTCCGTACGCCATCGACAACCGGGACCCCTTCGCCGGGGCCCAGGTCCTCTCCCGGGGCCTCGTCGGCTCGTCCTCCGACGGCCCCTTTGTCGCGTCGCCGCTGCTCAAGCAGCGCTTCGACCTGGCGACGGGGCGCTGCCTGGACGACGATTCGGTATCGGTGACGGCCTACGAGGTAAGGCTGCACTGA